TGCATGATTCCCAGGTGCTCGAGGAGCTGCTTGAAGGAGAGGAGAAAGCCATATTTGCGGATAAGGCTTATGATAGCCAAGAAATACGCCAGAGGTGTCGGCAAGAGGAAAGATTTTGTGGGGTGCTGTATAGAGGATGCCGTGGGCGGTCTCTTTCGAAGAAACAGAAGAAGCTGAACAAGATATTTTCGCGGATCAGGAGCAAAGTTGAAAAAGTCTTTGGGATATTTAGCCTGCATCTTAATAGGACAAAGGCGAGGTATGTGGGGCTCTTTGCCAATGAGATCCATCTGTTTTTGACGTGTTTTACCTACAATGTGCTTAATCTTTCCTGGCATCTTAGGAGACAGGAGAGCTTTTAAGGGTATTATAGGCGAATTATGCCTATAATATAGGAATAAGTAAAAATAGATGGAAATACAGGTAAGGAGATGCAAATTATGAGCTAAATTTTGATTATATTTACTAGAATTTTTGATTTTTGTTAATATTAATTTCATAGAAGATGAAATTCTTGCTTAATTGTCCAAATTATTCAAAGGTCTCAAGAAAATAGTCCAGGAACTGGCCGAAGCCCAAAAGCGCACCGAAGAACCCCTCAATGAACTGGCTGAAGCTCAAAAGCGCACCGAAAAAAAATCGCCAAGCTTGCTAGAGGCCTTCAGCGCGTGAGAAAAGAGGTGGGCTTTCACGCACTGTGGCTTACGCCCTAGAAAACGAAGCCTATCGC
Above is a window of Thermodesulfatator atlanticus DSM 21156 DNA encoding:
- a CDS encoding IS5 family transposase — translated: RRFLGISALDPVPDYSTISRFRSNLKSMNLYRKCFNELKRQLTKKGFELKTGKIIDARLVKAARTPGKDDDASFTKKGKKTVYGYKDHIAVDPKSEFVTEFVCTPANVHDSQVLEELLEGEEKAIFADKAYDSQEIRQRCRQEERFCGVLYRGCRGRSLSKKQKKLNKIFSRIRSKVEKVFGIFSLHLNRTKARYVGLFANEIHLFLTCFTYNVLNLSWHLRRQESF